The Micromonospora sp. NBC_00421 genome contains a region encoding:
- a CDS encoding transposase yields MGGLAEDVAVPEPYPREFRDDVMRVARDRDPGVTVEQIAKDCGVHPMTLCTWLRQADIDAGTRPGVSGSDQLGDYASASKIRSMVTAPSRCTSVFSQGDQG; encoded by the coding sequence GTGGGCGGCCTGGCAGAAGATGTTGCTGTGCCCGAGCCCTATCCTCGTGAGTTCCGTGATGATGTCATGCGGGTGGCCCGGGACCGTGACCCGGGCGTGACGGTCGAGCAGATCGCCAAGGACTGCGGAGTCCACCCGATGACGCTGTGCACATGGCTGCGCCAGGCCGACATCGACGCCGGAACCAGGCCTGGCGTCAGTGGCAGCGACCAACTGGGGGACTACGCCTCAGCGTCGAAGATCCGATCCATGGTCACGGCGCCGTCGAGGTGCACCTCTGTCTTCTCGCAAGGCGATCAAGGCTGA